The Daucus carota subsp. sativus chromosome 2, DH1 v3.0, whole genome shotgun sequence genome includes a window with the following:
- the LOC108206060 gene encoding oxoglutarate-dependent flavonoid 7-O-demethylase 1, giving the protein MEVATATKLGSSLEVPSVHELAKEKMAAVPSRYVRPDQEPALSRPNPGLEVPVIDMEMLLHGDKMDTELERLHSACKEWGFFQLTNHGVSDSLLDRVKAEAEKFFNLPLEEKKKFGQLEGDVEGYGQVFVVSEEQKLDWADMFFIITLPAELRKPHLLPQLPLPFRVAIEAYSRELKSLAMKILNVMAKALRMKPEDMEVLFDEGLQSMRMNCYPPCPQPDQVIGLTPHSDAVGLTILLQLNEMEGLQVRKDGIWIPVKPLPSAFVINIGDILEIVTNGTYPSIEHRGVVNSVKERLSLATFLSPNYHGDFGPAPSLFSSETPAKFHRTTTQDYLKGLFSQKLNGKSFLDTLRI; this is encoded by the exons ATGGAAGtggcaacagcaacaaagcTAGGGAGTTCTCTGGAGGTACCTTCAGTCCATGAACTGGCCAAGGAGAAGATGGCTGCAGTACCATCCCGATACGTACGTCCCGATCAAGAACCAGCTCTTTCCAGGCCCAATCCCGGACTTGAAGTCCCTGTAATTGACATGGAGATGTTACTTCACGGCGATAAAATGGACACTGAGCTGGAAAGGTTACACAGTGCCTGTAAGGAATGGGGTTTCTTTCAG CTGACAAACCATGGGGTCAGCGATTCGTTACTTGACAGAGTGAAAGCTGAGGCTGAGAAGTTCTTTAATCTGCCACTGGAAGAGAAGAAAAAGTTTGGTCAATTAGAGGGAGATGTGGAGGGGTATGGACAAGTCTTCGTAGTCTCGGAGGAGCAGAAGCTTGATTGGGCCGACATGTTTTTCATAATCACCCTTCCTGCCGAGCTAAGAAAACCTCACTTATTACCGCaacttcctcttccattcaG AGTCGCTATTGAGGCTTATTCAAGGGAGCTAAAGAGCCTGGCCATGAAAATTTTGAACGTGATGGCGAAAGCTCTCAGAATGAAGCCCGAAGATATGGAAGTGCTATTTGATGAAGGCTTGCAATCAATGAGGATGAACTGCTATCCTCCATGCCCTCAACCGGATCAGGTTATTGGACTCACGCCTCATAGTGATGCTGTTGGCCTCACCATTCTTCTTCAACTAAACGAAATGGAAGGGCTCCAGGTTAGGAAGGACGGTATCTGGATCCCAGTTAAACCATTGCCTTCTGCTTTTGTTATAAACATTGGAGATATTTTGGAG ATTGTGACTAATGGAACGTACCCCAGTATTGAACATAGAGGCGTTGTGAACTCTGTGAAAGAAAGATTGTCCCTGGCTACTTTTCTATCCCCCAACTATCATGGAGATTTCGGTCCTGCGCCCAGCCTTTTCTCGTCCGAAACTCCTGCAAAGTTTCACAGAACTACTACTCAGGATTACTTGAAGGGATTGTTTTCTCAGAAGCTTAATGGGAAATCTTTTTTGGACACTCTAAGAATATAA